Proteins encoded in a region of the Variovorax sp. PAMC 28711 genome:
- a CDS encoding TRAP transporter small permease subunit, producing the protein MQGLLKLSKAIDWLNAQVGKYAIWLILAATVISGINAIVRKVFNTSSNAFLEVQWYLFAWSFLIAAGFTLLQREHVRIDVLNSRLSKRKQVWIDIIGFAFFLTPLCVTVLYLSTPVVIQMYQSGETSGNSGGLIRWPVWAALPIGFVLLLLQGWSELIKRIAFLRGEGPDPMGRVTDKTAEAELIEALRLQTEAAAATATTGTATKPQH; encoded by the coding sequence ATGCAAGGCTTGCTCAAGCTGTCAAAAGCCATCGACTGGCTCAATGCCCAAGTGGGCAAATACGCCATCTGGCTCATCCTCGCCGCGACCGTGATCAGCGGCATCAACGCGATCGTGCGCAAGGTGTTCAACACCAGTTCCAACGCCTTCCTGGAAGTGCAGTGGTACCTGTTCGCCTGGTCGTTCCTGATCGCCGCCGGATTCACGCTGCTGCAGCGCGAGCATGTGCGCATCGACGTGCTCAACAGCCGCCTGTCCAAGCGAAAGCAGGTGTGGATCGACATCATCGGCTTCGCTTTTTTCCTCACGCCGTTGTGCGTGACGGTGCTCTACCTGTCGACGCCCGTCGTGATCCAGATGTATCAGTCAGGCGAAACGTCGGGCAACTCGGGCGGCCTGATCCGCTGGCCGGTGTGGGCCGCGTTGCCGATCGGCTTCGTGCTGCTGCTGCTGCAGGGCTGGTCGGAGCTCATCAAACGCATCGCGTTCCTGCGCGGCGAAGGGCCCGATCCCATGGGCCGCGTGACCGACAAGACGGCCGAGGCCGAACTGATCGAAGCACTGCGCCTGCAGACCGAAGCCGCCGCCGCGACCGCGACGACCGGCACGGCGACCAAGCCGCAACACTGA
- a CDS encoding SUMF1/EgtB/PvdO family nonheme iron enzyme — translation MAQTPRSSPFSDGMAPHSIDSPDMRRAGRELLSLALIDARNHTLHLLSLYEEALASVLLPVPYLADEPGVAPPLWLAGHVGWFAEWWISRNTQRAFGERCPTRPMRLAAIDPNADAWWDPMQRPHAARWGPDLPDIGQTKAYLLETLEVTLELLENAAETDASLYFYRLALSHEDLCGEQLVVMAQTLGVSLGIGQPPAAVTREPLLVPATAWDLGRPDSGFVFSQEQGMHRVDVPEFEIDAQPVTWSQFIEFVDDGGYDNEALWHADGWRWLAAQVEGRRAPRHVEQIGGARNGSGGSVLQQRFGTTVRAASHHSAVHLSWWEADAWARWAGRRIATEVEWEIAAHTAPRRGFRWADVQEWTAGTLRPWPGFRPDPWSAGSAFDPVPAFGQARVLRGASFATRARLRSPRRRDFALPHSDAGFFGFRTCAL, via the coding sequence ATGGCCCAGACACCGCGATCCTCCCCGTTTTCCGATGGCATGGCGCCCCATTCGATCGACTCGCCCGACATGCGGCGCGCGGGCCGCGAGCTGCTGTCGCTGGCGCTGATCGACGCGCGCAACCACACGCTGCACCTGCTCTCGTTGTACGAAGAAGCGCTGGCGTCTGTGCTGCTGCCGGTGCCGTATCTGGCGGACGAACCGGGCGTGGCGCCACCGCTCTGGCTGGCGGGTCACGTCGGCTGGTTTGCCGAATGGTGGATCAGCCGCAACACGCAACGCGCCTTCGGCGAGCGGTGTCCGACGCGACCGATGCGCCTCGCCGCCATCGACCCGAACGCCGACGCGTGGTGGGACCCGATGCAGCGGCCACACGCGGCGCGCTGGGGCCCCGACCTGCCCGACATTGGGCAGACCAAGGCCTACTTGCTGGAAACGCTGGAGGTCACGCTCGAGCTGCTCGAGAACGCTGCCGAAACCGACGCCAGCCTCTATTTCTACCGCCTCGCGCTGTCGCATGAAGACCTGTGCGGCGAGCAGCTGGTGGTGATGGCGCAAACGCTCGGCGTGTCGCTGGGCATTGGGCAGCCGCCCGCGGCCGTCACGCGCGAACCGTTGCTGGTGCCCGCGACGGCATGGGATCTCGGGCGGCCCGACAGTGGATTCGTTTTTTCGCAGGAGCAGGGCATGCACCGCGTCGACGTGCCCGAGTTCGAGATCGATGCCCAGCCGGTGACCTGGAGCCAGTTCATCGAATTCGTCGACGACGGTGGCTACGACAACGAAGCGCTGTGGCACGCCGATGGCTGGCGCTGGCTCGCGGCGCAGGTCGAGGGCCGGCGCGCGCCGCGCCATGTCGAGCAGATCGGCGGGGCGCGCAACGGCAGCGGGGGCTCGGTGCTGCAACAGCGCTTCGGCACCACGGTGCGCGCCGCAAGCCACCACAGCGCGGTGCATCTGAGCTGGTGGGAAGCCGATGCCTGGGCCCGGTGGGCGGGCCGTCGCATCGCCACCGAAGTCGAATGGGAGATCGCCGCGCACACCGCGCCGCGCCGGGGCTTTCGGTGGGCCGACGTGCAGGAATGGACCGCCGGCACGCTGCGCCCCTGGCCGGGGTTCAGGCCCGACCCGTGGAGCGCCGGCAGTGCGTTCGACCCGGTGCCCGCGTTCGGTCAGGCCCGCGTGTTGCGCGGCGCCTCTTTCGCCACCCGCGCACGCCTGCGTTCGCCGCGGCGACGCGATTTCGCACTGCCGCACAGCGACGCCGGCTTCTTCGGCTTCCGGACTTGCGCGCTGTAG
- a CDS encoding DUF3053 family protein: protein MSFPFRAFAALCLGLSLLLAGCGSKEPAQRTAFIGFLQTRILDKPGLHVPKLTEEEKGRFGDYAAHYAVISDFNDGMSSAVSQPMNALIAKGAIRSIAEVVARRGDIEQVQQGMATLRAALDQQQAAADQARAALKQPDDLKTVYDQAYARTVTVPATTFKDVFPAVDFTLAETLKIADFLQKNAAKVKITGSNVTVEDPATLAELNKMLQSLQLRGAELSAAQRKLQAMVRG, encoded by the coding sequence ATGTCTTTTCCGTTTCGCGCTTTCGCAGCGCTTTGCCTCGGCTTGTCCTTGTTGCTGGCCGGTTGCGGCAGCAAGGAGCCGGCGCAGCGCACCGCTTTCATCGGGTTCCTGCAGACGCGCATCCTCGACAAGCCCGGCCTTCACGTGCCCAAGCTCACCGAAGAAGAAAAAGGGAGATTCGGCGACTACGCCGCCCACTACGCGGTCATCTCCGATTTCAACGATGGGATGAGCAGCGCGGTGAGCCAGCCGATGAACGCGCTGATCGCCAAGGGCGCGATCCGTTCGATCGCCGAAGTCGTTGCGCGGCGTGGCGACATCGAGCAGGTGCAGCAGGGCATGGCGACCCTGCGCGCCGCGCTCGACCAGCAGCAGGCCGCCGCCGACCAGGCGCGCGCCGCCCTGAAGCAGCCCGACGACTTGAAGACCGTCTACGACCAGGCCTACGCCCGCACGGTCACTGTGCCCGCGACCACGTTCAAGGACGTGTTCCCTGCCGTCGATTTCACGCTCGCCGAGACGCTGAAGATTGCCGACTTTTTGCAGAAGAACGCGGCAAAAGTGAAGATCACCGGCAGCAATGTGACCGTGGAAGACCCGGCCACGCTGGCCGAACTCAACAAGATGCTGCAGTCGTTGCAATTGCGCGGCGCCGAGCTGAGCGCTGCGCAGCGCAAGTTGCAGGCGATGGTCCGCGGCTGA